Below is a genomic region from Oreochromis niloticus isolate F11D_XX linkage group LG13, O_niloticus_UMD_NMBU, whole genome shotgun sequence.
CTACTTCCCCATTCTTTGTTACAGTTGCTCAATTcagcacagtgcagagatgccACGTGAGAGCTGGGAATGCAGGATTCATTAAAAGGGGGAGGGGGTGGACCGAGGGGGTTCCCCAGCCCTGAGAGATGATGATAAAAGTAGAATAGGGTGCTTTACAGGTCTGTAAAACTGTGGAGGGAGTGTGCTTTTAGCTTTTGTTTAGATCTCAGCTCTCACAGTTGTTATAGAAAAGAAACCATGTAAGTGCACTGAGTACATTTGCATGGTAGCAAGTGGCAATAAAGAGCAATTTGAATTGCCTTTACAGCAGACCCAGTTTTAGTAATTAAAGTGCACATCTTTCACTTGTTTGTAGTCTTTATACCTGATAATTGTCTTAGCCTGAGCGCTCTCGCAGACCAAAATATGCAAGTGACACAGATGTGTCCTGCATGATATGAAAAGTAAGCCTGGCTGACATTTTTAGCACCTGTCACCACTGACTCAGATATGATCACATCTCTGtttttttatccctcttaaTAGCCACTTGGCCCTTAAAAGACTTGAGCTACTTGTTGCGCTAGGCCATATAGAAGCCCCACTATAAGCACTTGAGTTAAAACTTCTTTAGctgcaggaactcagcgtaTTTATTGCCACAGACGTGTGCGATGGACAGCTCGatgtctcttctttttttcacatggcTCAAACCTTCCCTTCTCTTAAGTTCACTTCTGCTCTGAAACTCAGCTGCTTCCTGTGTCAGGATGGGGTGTGGTGGAGGGGGTAGGGGGGGTTGGAGGCACTTTCCCCTCCCTGTCCGTGAATGCATGCATCTGCACTTGCATAAAGACTCTCTGTGAGCACTGTCCATTTTTGGCCGAAAGCTCCCCTCACCTCCACGAGCGATGACACGCAGGCATCCTGAGTAGTGCGTAGTAGCATTTTTCTGTAGTACCGCTCCGTCACATTTTAACATTGCGGTTGCACACCTGGCAAGCGTTTGTTTATTTCACACGGGACATAAATCTGCTGTAAGACGGCGTCCATATTAATTCAAAGAAATACATGTGGCTATAACCGCACTGACAACCAAAGAAAATGCACAGCAGGGCTTCAGATAAGTGCCTGTACAATTCTGCTGAAGCCTGTGGTTTTGAAATATCTTCTGTAAACAAGTGGAAAACTACTTCTGAGCACAAAACTCCATTAAacatcctttgatttttttgtttctgaagtTACCGCCGTTGAATTTCACCATTCCTCTCGCAAACTGAAAATCTCACAGATCCTGCTTTTATCCCAACACTATCGGATTCAGCCACAACACACTCACGATTTCATGCAGATTAATTGTGAAATTATGTCTGAATATCAATGGACATGTACAAATTTGCCAGTGCACCACAGACAGTAGTTTTCTATTAGAAATTAGCTgtttaaaaatgaacattttaccGAAGAGGATTAAGGTGCAGTGATTGTCCTTTGACTAACTTCCACCATGTTTGGGTCCAAAcggtctgcttttatttttgttcccTAGCGAAACTTCCCTATCTGCTGTAAATGCACACACGTTCATATAATGTTATATGATGCAACAGCACTATATGACTTCTGATGTAGCGATTGCCTCAGCCTCAGCCAGACACAAAAGCTCCACGTCCTAAAACGTGGTGAAATTGTGAGTCATGCAGTGGAGACATTGTTTGTGGTGAGACTTGGCACCTGCCTCCCCGTCTTTCTCACTTTTAAACTCTGCTCTCACAGTCAGACTAACCACTTACCCTGAACACCCCCCTTCAGAGCCACATACCACCCCCACCACCtgcgaccccccccccccccccccccccccccgctgtCATTGAACATGACCCCCCCTCTCCCTTACAGCCCCTTGCAGCCCCTTGCAGCCCAGTGTATCTTATGACGCTGGGCCCAGTTTCTTTCCACCACACACTCTCAAACATCAACCACCACTGCTACCTACAGCCCACTTTCCTGCACCTGTCCGTCCAAGCTTCTCCCTCTGTCAGCGACACTCCACCAACACTCACGCAGACCAACACAGCATGTTCCATCAATATTTGTTCTGACGGTTTCGTCTTCACTTCTCCCTCCTTCAGTTTCTCCACTCGCTGCGTGTCTCTGCCACCTACAGTAGGCAAACCTGATGACCCAACAGAAAGCTGCACAACAGAGCAGTGCTCCACACCGCAGAACAGAGTATTTGAGACCAATTAGACCTCCAAAGCTAGCAGGATTTGTTGTGCATTCTCAATGAGAAGACGTACCTACGCTACCTCCTTCTAGAGACTCTCTTGTAATGTCTTGTAATAATGTTTTGTTACATTGATAGAGCACACTGGCACCAGACCAGAAAGAAGCGTTATAGGGAatttgcttttttcattttttttttttaatctgactgCTGCTGatcaagttttttctttttaaactaacAGTAAATCCCTTATCGGGTAAATGCTTCGTATTAATTATGCCACATAAATACTAAATTCTCGAGTGGTAGTCGTGCACAACAGGCGAAAAGATGCAGAAAAGCAAGTCAGTTAGCACAGATTCTTGTGTTAAAACTTCAACAATGACAATAACATTACTACGGGCTGCAGTCATGGTGTCCATAAAACAAATCTTTATGTGTTTAGCTAATTTACCTCTTCATAGCAACCTGGTGTGAGGCCACTTCTGGCTcagaaaaacccaaacaaacacacacatcaagGCACATGTCATGTTCTTCCCTGCTTGTTGCTTCTACTGCTATGAAATCAAGTCAGACTCACAGCATGAATCTGATTACTTCTGACTAAACACAAGCAGACTGTGAACCTAGAGAAGATGTCCGGTGCCAGCAGCACATGCAGAGACAGAGCAAGAGAGCTAGCTGGCTCACTATTGGCACTCAGCATGCCCACTAAGGATGAGGACTTTCCCTACACAGCTAATGTGTGACTACAGTTGTATTGTTTGGGTTTTGCACATATAATTGCCACGTTATATgcctaaaacaacaaaaaattagCATGCTTGAATATAGAGAGTAAGACACCACTAAAGAATCAAAACTAAAAAGCTTATAAGATATTTTCTCATGTCACACCACTTTCACATACGTCAGGAGGCTCCCTGGTCACTCGTGCAGGAGAGTCTCATCTCTTTACTTATGTGCGGTGTagacactcaaacacacagacacacacacacacacaggctcatACTTGTTTCCACTCTGAGGTGACGTGTGGAGCGTCACAGTGGCGACACTTTGTAGGTGGGGATGGCCTCATGAGCACGGAAGATAGAAAGTAGGTAGATGTGAAAGCCTGctctgtgcgtgcgtgtgtgttggCGCGTGGGCGTCTCTCAGTATAGagtgtgtgttatgtgtgtgtgtgtgtgtgtgtttgcgtgttgCTTCTGAAGGCGGGTGATGCAGATGAGCATGTAGGCTGAGGACGTTTGAAAAAGCTTATCTGTGACGTTTTTATGTTGATCCAAAGGTGAGGTTTTGGGGACAGCCTACAGATGTGTCTGCATAACTACACTGTGTCTGCCTGTTTTTCTCAATGTAGGAGCGTATGCTTATAGCATGCCTTTGTTATTGCTGTAATAACGTCTGTGCAACGGTGTGCACTTTGAAATACTTTGGTACTTCTGTGTCCAGCTAGGTAACCTATATCAGTGATATGTCACTATTAGCCAATAGCAGATGACATTTACTAGTCTGATATTTAGACTGATGTTTATCCAGTTTGCAggttttagacttttttttttataatgaaatattgtttcacttaaacaagaaacaaaagTCATAATGACTGGCATTTATTTTTATCGCCATGCTAAATAGGCAAAGTCAGAGAAAGTAGAACATGTTACATTTCAATTTATGTGCCATCCATCCTTAAGCACTGTGCTCCACACaaatataaattatatttagaaaaagaaaaggctggACGTTAACCAAACTGCAACTCTAAATGTAGCTGGTTTGCCAATAACCTGGTAGGTGCTAAGAGTGCTAACAGTCTCTACAAATTAGGTCCACAGTAACCACCGGGTAATACTTGCACTGGCCCTTTAAAGGGAAAGTCTGGTGTAAATGTTTCTtagtttatatttctgaatgttttctttattacCAGCTTCATCTAACTGATGTAAGTGTGTTCTATCGTAGTGCCACGGGAGCAGCTGTTGCAGACAGAGGAGTACGACCTGAACGTGGTTCGCCTGTGCATTCAGGTTTTCCTGCAGGATGAGAACGGCCACTACACCCGAGCTCTTAACCCCATCGTCACCAACCCCATCTACGACAACAGTGAGTGACCGAGCACCGTCTGTGTCAAATACACTGACGTCACATCAGGCAATTGCATGAGACAAGAACATAATGAAATAGCTGTACAGTGACAAGGACACGGGCTCCCCGAGGTCAGCTTTGTACACCTGTAGAGTTCAGATAACAGCAGATTTCAAGTAGTGATTATATAAGATTAAGTACATACTTAATTCCCTTTCCTGTGTGAGTATAACAATACTATGTAAGTACTGAGAAGTGACACACATAGTGGTGTTTGTACATACAGTGTgtaccagcagctgcagcataTATGAATGCAAGTGTTTGTTGCAAGACCCGTGTACGTGTGTCCACTACTGTTTCAAGTGTTGCAGTTGGTGAACTAGTTCACTGTTcctcacatacacaaacacacagaaagggGAAGTTCTTTATACACACCAACCCTCAAACAACACCGTTACCATGGAGCACTTCCTCTTCTCGCTCAAGGCATGTGACATGTGACTCAACCTGCCGAAGCTTTAGCTGTAAACTGAACGAGGATTGTTCTTCAAAACAAAGGCAGCTTTTTAAGCTAGGCCCACTGTGTCACCTAAGCACAGCAGTAATGAAATCAAACAAAAGCAGATTCTGGTTATATTGTTTTTGTACTGAGCAACTTGTAACTTGTAGTATTTGTTGCATTGTGTGTTTAGAACTTATTTTTTGTATTACCAGGGGCCCCAAACACAGCAGAGTTGAGGATCTGTCGGGTCAACAGAAATAGCGGAAGTGTCAGAGGAGGAGACGAAATCTTCCTACTGTGTGACAAAGTACAAAAAGGTACATCAAAATGTTCTGCACTATAGACCTTTGCATTTTTGCACACTGTACTAAATTTATTTgcatctgttttctctttcttcatCTTTATTCAGTACACTGATCTAGTTTACCTCCCACACCCATAGTGCCTGTCTCTTTGCATGCTGATGTACTTTTCTGTTCCTGTATTGCTCCAGATGACATCGAGGTGCGGTTCTTCTCTCCTGATGGCTGGGAGGCCAAAGGCTCCTTTTCTCAGGCTGACGTTCATCGCCAAGTTGCCATTGTGTTCAAGACTCCGCCCTACCACAACACGTCCATAACGGACTCGGTGACTGTGCACATGCAGCTACGCCGGCCTTCGGATCAGGAAGTCAGTGAACCAATGGATTTCCGGTATCTGCCCGATGATAAAGGTGAGCAGCAATCGCTTTCTATCTGCGGGGGCTTACTAGTGGCACCTACTTCTCGGTTAGACtcacataatattaataaattgttgttttttcatcaGATCCTTATGGATACAATGAGAAAAAGCGCAGAAGAGAGCACTTGATGAAGATATCGGGATTGTCAGGTAAGCAATGTGGCACTTTATATATAGTACAACTCATGTGATATGATTACTTGTGATTGCACAAGTTTGCATCGTAGCTAAGGTTTCCCATCTCCTTTTAGGTGGTCCATTTAGCGGTCTGACAATGAATAGGCCCAAGGCAGTACCACAGAGTACCATGAGTCACCTGAAAAGAGGTAACTACCTTTAAAGTCATCAAAAAAAGGAGGATGGCGATATACTTCATTGCTGTGAAACTaaaactcttttcttttttccagacATGGGCAATGCATACccaagacaacaacaacaaacttctATGTTCAACCAACCCTACCAACAGGCTCCTCAGAATCTAATGGCACCCAATCTACAAATAAGCCATGCATGGGCGAATTCCAATCCAACACTCTCTATGGACACAGTCACCATAAACCCAGGTGCCAGCAATCTGCCACGTCCTGTTAGCAGGCAACAGCCACCAAACCGCAGCTACCAACACCGTGTGGACCACAACAGCTGTGAGAACAATGCCCTCCCTCAGCTCTCCATGCGGGACCTGCAGTGCTTGGATACAGGTTCTCAAGCCCCTGTAATGAGAGAACCAGAGCAGCTCTTCCACCAGCAGAATCAAAGGGAGGAGCTCCGATCAGAAACTCCAAACCAAGCTCAGAACCATCTGGTCAGCCAGAACCAAGGTATTCAGTGGTCCAATTTTACAACCATGGGTACAGTTCCGACCCCCTTTAATGGATCTGGAGGTGGAGGGGGATCACAGGGGGTAGGGTCGTTCCCTTTCCTAGAGGGAATAGAAGAGAATGATTTTCTGAAGAACATGGTGGGAGGACCTCAGCCCTGCTTCCAGTTGAAACAGGAGCCCCAGATCTCAGTGGGACAAGAGAGCCATACTCCCCTCATGCAGTCCCCAAGGGAAAGCCAAGGAAATACGTATACCAACCTGCTGCCCCGTCCAATGAGCAATGGCACCAACAGAGATCCAATGCGGCCAGACGGTACTGCCATCAAAAATCTCCATAGTCCTTACGTAAACAACGGCATGGCTGCAGAAGCCCACTTTCCAACTTTGGAAGACTGGATGAatcaaaatgactgaaaactgCTCAAATTCTTCTTTTCAAACAGTAGCAGCTCAAAGGAGAGCAGAAATTTCTTTACTCACGCTGGCCCTGCTATGTTCAGTAGGCCTTTGCTTGGGTTGTTACCTCAGTGGGACCAAAATGATTGACAGCCAGTCAGCCTAAAGCAATGTTTTACAGAGATGCAACTGGTTACTGATCACTTGATTGGTTAGCAAGAGTACTTCCTGATTCTGATTCTAACCTTGTGGTTGGTCTTTACTTCCAGTTAGTCATCAACATTATCAGGTAAATTTAGTTTCTTGAAAAACTGGAGACAAGTTATTCCCAGTCCTTGTCCTATTTAAATTGGTGATGCATTGTTTCATAATTGTGTACAGTGGGATTCTGTAAAGTTCAGCCCCAACTTGTAACCtgtgatttgttgttgtttgtctaACAAGCCGTTTATTTGTAGGGGTTCAGCTTTCAGCTGCTGGTGTTTGCCATACTAGTCAATTGAAGTGATTCACCTGGTCTCTTTAGGGGGTAGGATCTTTAAGTGGATGATCCACGCTTTTAATGactataaaaggaaaaaaaaaacagtagcgTTGGCTTCCAAGCCAAAGTTATGCCTTTGAAGAAGTGAATGTACTACTTCCTTTCTTGAATACTTTTTTGTAAAGTTAGAATTACTACCaatatactgtaacataaatGATTTGTTTGGGGGTTCTTGAATCTTGAGAAAACAAAGGAGtaaatttattgtttttgtataATGCTGGAATATATTGCTTGTTATTTTACTATTGATTTCTTTGTAAAATTTTCATACATATATGAATTATAGTACAATactttttttgttgatttttctttttttttatttggtacCAAAGCATTTACTGTTAAGTGCACTCTGTACATACATGTTAGCCATAGTTGAGAGTTACAGCAATACCAATGCCGAAACACTCAAGAACTGGCAAGGTACTGAAATTTCCATTGAGGAAGTGGGAGGAAACACATTCAGCTGTGTCTTTCCTCTGTAATGACTATGTCATACCAGAGATTGCATGTATTCAGAGTTCTCAGAGCATTTCTAACAGATTTTTTATAGATAAAGATGtcaattttattgttttatgtattcaGCCGATGCTCTCTGAAACATTAACTGAAAGTGTCTTGTTAAAGCATTGACGGCACAAAGCTGATGTTAGACAAACTTTGAAGGCCTTCCAAAAGCTTTATGGTCTAAAATATAAACGTATATTCTGATGACTACTTTGTAagatttgctgttttttatttgttttggttttttctaTGAGATCAATTCTTAATAAACAAAGTCGGTCATTTCtaaatattttttgtcattgtttattatttatatataattttttaaatggtaaaatgtTATAGCTCATTGCAAACATGCATTGTCATGGGCATATTATTTAATAGATGGTCATGATATTGTGTGAAGTCATAGATGTGACTGGACATGAcagaaagaaatacattttaaatccaCCAGTGCTACCTTAATGTGATAATGTGATCAATAAAACCTTaatatagttttaaaaaaaaacccatttgaATAGCTGTGTTAAAGCTAAATTCCCAGATTAAAAATCAGTTAAtagtgtatatataaaaaatttaATGAACAGGGTGTGGCACTGTGATTTTTCTTGGGACAATAATGAGGGGTCGATAGCCTGTCAGAGGATGTATTCCTGAATAATTAGTGtctcaacaacaaaacaataagtAGACTGAGGCACATGACTCTTAACTTTCGATTTAGACCGAGTCTATCCTCATGTTGTTATTTAGCATGAGGACAGGCTCATGACTTCTGCTGTGACCAAAGGATTATTCACTTCCTTCTCAATCCAACAAAATAACATCAAATGTCCTGAAATGAATGTCTCAAGCCTAACAGCGAAACTTGGGCTTTATGAGTCCAGACACGAGTGTAAGCAGTTCTTTCTGCGCTAACTTTAGagttgaaattttaaaaaaattgttttataaCTAGCTGGTAGTTAGCTTAGCATAGCATAAAAGCTAACAAGGGTAAATGGTTTTAGGAGAATTTCTCAGCTTAACAATAGTGTGACATATTATcacataaatgttaaaatgaatgTTATACTTAAATTATTTCACCTATTTGGGAAAAGTCTCATTTTTGCTGTAGAagactgatttatttttatctaaCAGTTCAGATTGGTTTAGCTAGTTTAGCTTAACTTAAAAGATTTGAATCAGACATGGTTCATGTCTAAAGATGACAACATTTTTTAGTTGTGCTGGTGTTTTGTCACATTTTGACAAAACCAGGCTAACAGTCTTCCCTATTTCGGTCCCTGTTCTATGCTAAGTTCAACCTTGGCTGTGTTACCTTAACACTGTCGCTGCTGAACAAACCAAGCAACTTTTATTCAGTATTTCTGACGTAAGGTTTCTGCACATGGTATGGACAAAACCCGGACTGACCAATTGCACAATAGGGGAAATGTAGTGACTTGGATATTGTTGAGCAACATACGTTGAGTAAAGTGGCCACGGTGTTTGTCCCAAACACTTTGGAATAGTGCAGCAGCTTGTTATCAATTACTTACAATTTTTGAGTAAAAAAGCCACATAGAACCATCCTGCAGAAAATGTTTTACATGTATTAtaccaaatcataaatcattgTGTTCCCTTTAATCTATATGTTTGATATTTGTTTGGTTTCAATGATTCTCCAGGTGATCTTTTGCAAGTAAAGGCTTAACCGCTCTCTAGAGACGCTTAGTTTAGTTTCACTATAGCTAAATATATTGTCATAAGGCAATTTACTTGAAATCTGTTAATTTGATTTCTTATCAGTATGACATTTCCTCACCACCAAAAACAGATTATCATCCGTTTTTGGTGAATGGTAAAGTCACTATGTCATCTCCTGACATATTTCTGCCTATTCAACGTATGACGTACAGTTCTGACACATGTGAAACTGAATTATCTCAAGGTGTCAATAGGCTGGCGGCAAGAAGGTGAAATTTTTACTGAATATCTCAAATCTTTCAAAACAGAGTGGTTCTTGCATTTTTCGGCCTTTTACTCAGTAGCACTTCAGACAAACATAAGAAATAACCTACAGTTTCTAAAAGGAGTCAGATGGTGCACACTGAAAAATCCATATCAGTGTGCTCTGTGCTACTCAAAAAAATCAAGAAGCTGCAAGAAGAATTAAGAATGGAGAATTACTACAGTACAGTGCAAATGTCATAAGCCAATTTGACAAACTGCTCATCACCACTGGCTAAAATGCAGACCCAAAATGACAGAGCCTCTACAGATAGTTATGGACACTGTTGTTTCTCTGAGGTTAACACGTCACATTAGGAGTAAAGGCTTTGGCACACAACTGAACCTTTAACTCAGACAATACTGAAGCCATATGACGAAAGAAACATCAAACAAGTGCAGCTAAAGGGAATTCACGAGTTTCGTATTTACATCAGTACCATTCACATTTTCATCACAAATAAGAGATTTTGTTGTTGATAGGTGACAAATCAACAGCTGATTATCATCTTTTCTTGTAAAATTCAGTTTTTCGCTGCCAACAAGGTAGTTTACAATCAGTGTGTCCTGAAGCGTCATTACCAAGGAAGCCAGGATGTACTACAGGGGAGACGTTTGTTTTCTCTCGTATCAGGAGGCTGAGAAGAAATGCTCTGTGTAGCTTCCTTCCTGTCGCGTTGAACGGAACCACAGCGAACCCTGATTTAACCTCAGTGCACAGGATACTGTAAACAATCCACTCACAGGTTATATTGGTTTTGGTTTATTCCCCCCAACTTATTTGTAGACACAAAGCATATTCCTATTGAATCTCAGTTTAACCTATAGTATTTATCAGCTTGACTTAAACAATCCTAAATTATCCTAACCTCATCTGGTGTTTATTACAACTTCTAATAGAGAAAGTTTTCTAGTTCTATTCTCCACCAGCTAGTTGCTGCTAACTTTATTGAGGAAAGCAAAATAGGTAAGTTTCAAGTGACAACACCAAAACAATGAGCTCAAGGAGACTAAAACAACCCCCAGAGATGACTGCATCAGCAGTCATTTGTGACAGCTAAATAAATGGCCAATTTAACATTACACTTAAGAAAGCATGAATATTCAATCCATATTCATTGACCTGACAAgacaaaaaaactgtaaaaaaatcagattttgcGCTTTTCTAAGTACTTGAAACATGCCGCAAGACAGTGTTGGATTTTATTTACAAGAAAAAAGAGTAACCACAAGTAAGTAACCTGTTCTTTATGGCTAGTTTAGCAGGTGAAACATGTAAGATGTTTGTTCCTGTAATGGTGCCGTTGCACTGACATTCAGACTGAACATTCATAATAACAAACTCGAACTGAGCTGACATCATTCCTTTTGATGTTTATTTAGATGCAGCTCCATATGTTGTGGAGGCCACAGAGAAGCAAACCATTTATATAGACTCTGAATTCGATGAAAACCAACAtatgggcgatcgtggctcaagagttgggacttcgccttgtaatcggaaggttgccggttcgagccccggcttggacagtctcggtcgttgtgtccttgggcaagacacttcacctgttgcctactggtggtggtcagagggctcggtggcgccagtgtccggcagcctcgcctctgtcagtgcgccccagggtggctgtggctacaatgtagcttgccatcaccagtgtgtgaatgggtagatgactggatatgtaaagcgctttggggtcct
It encodes:
- the rel gene encoding proto-oncogene c-Rel isoform X2 produces the protein MDVPEPGIQIFEQPKQRGMRFRYKCEGRSAGSIPGEKSSDNNRTYPSLQILNYCGKGKVRVYLVTKNEPYRPHPHDLVGKDCKDGFYEAEFGPDRRVIAFQNLGIQCVRRREVKEAIIQRITRGINPFNVPREQLLQTEEYDLNVVRLCIQVFLQDENGHYTRALNPIVTNPIYDNRAPNTAELRICRVNRNSGSVRGGDEIFLLCDKVQKDDIEVRFFSPDGWEAKGSFSQADVHRQVAIVFKTPPYHNTSITDSVTVHMQLRRPSDQEVSEPMDFRYLPDDKDPYGYNEKKRRREHLMKISGLSGGPFSGLTMNRPKAVPQSTMSHLKRDMGNAYPRQQQQTSMFNQPYQQAPQNLMAPNLQISHAWANSNPTLSMDTVTINPGASNLPRPVSRQQPPNRSYQHRVDHNSCENNALPQLSMRDLQCLDTGSQAPVMREPEQLFHQQNQREELRSETPNQAQNHLVSQNQGIQWSNFTTMGTVPTPFNGSGGGGGSQGVGSFPFLEGIEENDFLKNMVGGPQPCFQLKQEPQISVGQESHTPLMQSPRESQGNTYTNLLPRPMSNGTNRDPMRPDGTAIKNLHSPYVNNGMAAEAHFPTLEDWMNQND
- the rel gene encoding proto-oncogene c-Rel isoform X1 — protein: MDVLMSSVLRDEAHLLPEPGIQIFEQPKQRGMRFRYKCEGRSAGSIPGEKSSDNNRTYPSLQILNYCGKGKVRVYLVTKNEPYRPHPHDLVGKDCKDGFYEAEFGPDRRVIAFQNLGIQCVRRREVKEAIIQRITRGINPFNVPREQLLQTEEYDLNVVRLCIQVFLQDENGHYTRALNPIVTNPIYDNRAPNTAELRICRVNRNSGSVRGGDEIFLLCDKVQKDDIEVRFFSPDGWEAKGSFSQADVHRQVAIVFKTPPYHNTSITDSVTVHMQLRRPSDQEVSEPMDFRYLPDDKDPYGYNEKKRRREHLMKISGLSGGPFSGLTMNRPKAVPQSTMSHLKRDMGNAYPRQQQQTSMFNQPYQQAPQNLMAPNLQISHAWANSNPTLSMDTVTINPGASNLPRPVSRQQPPNRSYQHRVDHNSCENNALPQLSMRDLQCLDTGSQAPVMREPEQLFHQQNQREELRSETPNQAQNHLVSQNQGIQWSNFTTMGTVPTPFNGSGGGGGSQGVGSFPFLEGIEENDFLKNMVGGPQPCFQLKQEPQISVGQESHTPLMQSPRESQGNTYTNLLPRPMSNGTNRDPMRPDGTAIKNLHSPYVNNGMAAEAHFPTLEDWMNQND